One segment of Cololabis saira isolate AMF1-May2022 chromosome 9, fColSai1.1, whole genome shotgun sequence DNA contains the following:
- the ier5l gene encoding immediate early response gene 5-like protein, which produces MECAFDAQNLISISLRKIQSSRTQRGGIKLHKNLLVTYVLRNARQFYMSKNLSQTQRSPPYEDVTAVRGRQEYLELTGSFTELSDDFYCNFSGVESDTWQCGAHQSSGQPAELPHQDASACALVSPSDSDLMLSEACWSCADKSSWELTIPNTQANQKTVLDLDTHVVTTVTNGYFHSDCCAQPKQPQGAQCYTRKRKMQDTSYYIVDPEFYLPDFGPVPYKRMMGDEDSHTDSDQLDSTNISNLISVLGSGGLSEFVSWQQTDLEQIFATQTICLKHTLLTGSGWTRAIEAF; this is translated from the coding sequence ATGGAGTGTGCATTTGACGCACAGAATTTGATCTCCATTTCTTTGAGGAAAATCCAAAGCTCCAGGACGCAGAGAGGAGGCATCAAGCTCCACAAGAACTTGCTGGTAACGTACGTTCTGAGAAACGCCAGGCAGTTTTACATGAGCAAAAACTTGTCGCAAACGCAGAGGTCGCCTCCGTATGAGGATGTAACTGCGGTCCGCGGAAGGCAAGAATACCTTGAATTGACCGGGAGCTTCACGGAGTTGTCTGATGACTTCTACTGCAACTTTAGCGGGGTTGAGTCGGACACTTGGCAGTGCGGAGCGCACCAGTCCAGCGGGCAGCCTGCAGAGCTGCCGCACCAAGACGCATCTGCCTGCGCACTGGTATCACCCAGTGACTCTGACCTCATGCTTTCCGAAGCCTGTTGGAGCTGCGCAGACAAATCCTCCTGGGAGTTAACTATCCCAAACACACAAGCCAACCAAAAGACCGTCCTGGACTTGGACACTCATGTGGTGACTACTGTCACGAACGGATACTTCCACTCAGACTGTTGCGCGCAGCCGAAACAGCCGCAGGGCGCGCAGTGCTACACTAGAAAGCGAAAGATGCAGGACACAAGTTATTATATTGTTGATCCAGAGTTTTATTTGCCAGACTTTGGGCCAGTGCCGTATAAAAGGATGATGGGTGATGAGGATTCGCATACAGATTCGGACCAACTGGACAGCACAAACATCTCCAACCTGATCTCGGTTTTGGGTTCAGGTGGACTATCTGAGTTTGTGAGTTGGCAGCAAACGGACCTTGAGCAAATATTCGCCACTCAAACAATTTGTTTAAAACACACACTGCTAACAGGCAGTGGTTGGACCAGAGCAATCGAAGCATTTTAA
- the LOC133451582 gene encoding carnitine O-acetyltransferase-like — translation MLCLCVRAALRPGIAQPCRILRPVTQIPERSLVHQGGLPKLPVPPLKQTCERYLAALEPIVSKEELEHTERLVQEFLHGGVGQRLQKGLERRARKTENWLTEWWTQSAYLDCRMPVAVYTSPGVVLPRMNFQDQHGQMRFAAKLIAGVLDFKKMIDTETLPVEYLSEKPLCMDQYYQILSSCRIPGPKRDTVVNYNTGQTPPTHITVVHNFQFFFLDVYNSDGSPLTVDQLYMQLEKIWNSSLQTNKEPIGILTSQHRNTWGKAYNNLIKDKTNKESVRAIHKSIFTVCLDAPMPRVSDEMYPSRVAAQMLHGGGARWNSGNRWFDKTLQFIVGEDGTCGLVYEHAPAEGPPIVFLIDYVVKYMQQTQVIRSPMVPLPMPQKLRFNITPEIKRDIEKAKQNMNIMVHDLDVHVLMFSHFGKKVPKKQKLSPDAFVQMALQLAYFRMYNLCCSSYESASLRMFKYGRTDAIRSSTVDALEFVQAMQDPARENSEKLALLQKAVQTHKENTYNAIHGQAIDRHLLGLKLQGIEDLTSMPEIFMDTSYAVAQHFNLSTSQVGSKTDCVMCFGPMVPDGYGVCYNPMDEHINIAITAFNSCEETNAANFARAVEEALLDMRALLEDTATARQ, via the exons atgttgtgtttgtgtgtcagaGCCGCG CTGCGGCCAGGCATTGCACAGCCGTGCCGTATTCTGAGACCAGTAACCCAGATCCCAGAAAGGTCCCTTGTGCATCAGGGGGGTTTACCCAAGCTACCCGTGCCACCCTTGAAGCAAACATGTGAACGCTACCTTGCTGCTCTGGAACCCATCGTCAGCAAGGAAGAGCTGGAACACACCGAGCGGCTGGTGCAGGAGTTCCTGCACGGGGGAGTGGGACAAAGACTCCAGAAAGGACTGGAGAGGCGTGCACGAAAGACAGAAAATTGG CTGACAGAGTGGTGGACGCAGTCGGCCTATCTAGACTGCCGCATGCCAGTGGCAGTTTACACAAGCCCTGGAGTTGTCCTGCCCCGAATGAACTTCCAAGATCAACACGGACAGATGAG GTTTGCGGCCAAACTAATTGCAGGAGTTTTGGACTTCAAAAAAATGATTGACAC TGAAACTCTGCCTGTAGAGTATTTGAGTGAGAAGCCACTATGCATGGACCAGTATTACCAGATCCTGTCCTCCTGTCGTATTCCTGGACCAAAGAGAGACACGGTTGTGAATTACAACACGGGGCAGACACCTCCCACCCACATCACCGTCGTCCACAATTTTCAG ttcTTCTTCTTAGATGTGTACAACAGCGATGGCTCTCCTCTGACAGTAGACCAGCTGTACATGCAGCTGGAGAAGATCTGGAATTCCTCTTTGCAGACTAATAAGGAACCAATTGGCATCCTTACGTCACAGCACCGCAACACTTGGGGAAAAGCCTATAACAATCTTATTAAAG ACAAGACGAATAAGGAGTCGGTCCGTGCCATCCACAAAAGTATCTTTACAGTTTGCTTGGATGCTCCGATGCCTCGGGTGTCAGACGAGATGTATCCTAGCCGAGTGGCTGCCCAGATGTTACATGGAGGCGGAGCACGCTGGAACAGTGGCAACCGCTGGTTCGATAAGACATTACAG TTCATTGTTGGTGAAGACGGTACGTGTGGACTGGTGTATGAACATGCACCCGCTGAGGGTCCACCTATTGTGTTTCTCATCGATTATGTCGTTAAATACAT GCAGCAGACTCAAGTCATTCGCTCTCCGATGGTTCCCTTGCCCATGCCTCAGAAACTCCGATTTAACATCACACCTGAGATCAAGAGAGACATCGAGAAAGCCAAACAAAATATGAACAT aaTGGTGCACGACCTGGATGTGCATGTTCTTATGTTTTCccattttggaaaaaaagtgCCAAAGAAACAGAAGCTAAGTCCAGATGCCTTTGTGCAAATGGCTCTTCAGCTTGCGTACTTCAG GATGTACAACCTTTGCTGCTCTAGCTACGAGAGTGCATCGCTGAGAATGTTTAAGTATGGACGAACGGATGCAATCCGTTCATCTACTGTAGACGCACTTGAGTTCGTCCAGGCGATGCAAGACCCGGCTAGAGAG AACTCAGAGAAGCTGGCACTGCTGCAGAAGGCTGTTCAAACGCATAAGGAAAACACATACAAT GCAATTCACGGCCAGGCCATAGACAGACACCTTCTTGGGCTGAAGCTTCAGGGCATTGAAGATCTGACCTCTATGCCTGAGATATTTATGGATACTTCTTATGCAGTAGCGCAACATTTTAATCTCTCCACGAGCCAG GTTGGCTCCAAGACAGACTGTGTGATGTGCTTTGGTCCAATGGTGCCAGATGGCTATGGAGTGTGCTACAATCCCATGGATGAGCACATCAACATTGCCATCACAGCCTTCAACAGCTGCGAGGAGACGAATGCTGCCAACTTTGCCCGGGCTGTGGAGGAAGCACTGTTGGACATGAGAGCTCTCCTGGAGGACACGGCCACGGCCAGACAGTGA